Proteins from a single region of Crassaminicella profunda:
- a CDS encoding peptidoglycan D,D-transpeptidase FtsI family protein has protein sequence MDKTSKRMIKVLIAFSTLFISLMVYLSYFEIFQSSKIVNNNYNKRQWINEEYVLRGIIADRNGKTLTYSEKKENGQVRYYPFKEVYSHIIGYSFKEYGKAGLESSYNKELLHIKENPIQEITEKIIGPKEKGNNLILAIDHEIQSYAEEKLRGKKGAIVLLNPKNGEIYAMVSKPDFDPSTIKKQWNEIIEDKNSPLLNRATMGLYAPGSIFKTITATAALENKDVEKTFDCKGSINIDGYILKDYKGVAHGKLDMKRALEVSCNVFFSQIGLKLGEEKLRNTAENYMFNKHVPFDLQVKKSIFPKINMTRPELGASAIGQGKILVTPLNMAMVAGAIANDGEMMKPILVKEVIDPKGRTIKMNHSQVLSKTSSKVVAEEIKTMMISVVEKGSGKNARIKNIKVAGKTGTAENQTEKEHGWFIGFAPANDPKVAIAVVLENIGITGGKSAAPIARDVMATALNRLR, from the coding sequence ATGGATAAAACTTCTAAAAGGATGATTAAGGTTCTTATTGCTTTCAGTACCCTCTTCATCAGTTTGATGGTATACTTAAGTTACTTCGAAATTTTTCAATCATCAAAAATTGTAAATAACAATTATAATAAACGACAATGGATCAATGAAGAATATGTTCTTAGGGGGATTATTGCTGATAGAAATGGAAAAACACTCACCTATAGTGAAAAAAAGGAGAATGGGCAAGTTCGTTATTATCCATTTAAAGAGGTCTATAGTCATATTATAGGATATAGTTTTAAAGAATATGGAAAAGCAGGACTAGAATCTTCTTATAATAAGGAATTATTACATATTAAAGAAAATCCAATACAGGAAATTACAGAAAAAATTATTGGGCCAAAAGAAAAAGGAAATAATTTAATTTTAGCCATTGATCATGAGATACAAAGTTATGCAGAAGAAAAATTAAGAGGGAAAAAAGGAGCCATTGTACTCTTAAACCCTAAAAATGGTGAAATCTATGCTATGGTAAGTAAGCCAGATTTTGATCCATCCACTATAAAGAAACAATGGAATGAAATTATAGAAGATAAAAATAGTCCGTTGCTTAATAGAGCAACAATGGGTCTTTATGCACCCGGTTCTATATTTAAAACTATAACAGCTACAGCAGCCCTTGAAAATAAAGATGTAGAAAAAACTTTTGATTGTAAAGGATCTATTAATATTGATGGATATATATTAAAAGATTATAAAGGAGTTGCTCATGGAAAATTAGATATGAAAAGAGCCTTAGAGGTTTCTTGTAATGTTTTTTTTAGTCAAATAGGACTGAAATTAGGGGAGGAAAAATTAAGAAATACAGCAGAAAATTACATGTTCAATAAGCATGTCCCCTTTGATTTGCAAGTGAAAAAATCAATTTTTCCAAAGATAAATATGACCCGTCCAGAGCTGGGAGCATCTGCTATTGGGCAAGGGAAGATACTTGTTACGCCACTGAATATGGCCATGGTAGCAGGGGCTATTGCTAATGATGGAGAAATGATGAAGCCTATTTTAGTAAAGGAGGTGATTGATCCTAAGGGAAGGACGATTAAAATGAATCATTCTCAGGTTTTATCAAAGACAAGCAGTAAAGTAGTGGCTGAAGAAATAAAAACAATGATGATAAGTGTTGTAGAAAAAGGATCAGGAAAAAATGCAAGAATTAAAAATATAAAGGTAGCGGGTAAAACAGGAACAGCAGAAAATCAGACAGAAAAAGAACATGGCTGGTTTATTGGTTTTGCTCCAGCTAATGATCCGAAAGTAGCAATCGCTGTAGTGCTAGAAAACATTGGTATAACCGGAGGGAAAAGCGCAGCTCCTATTGCAAGGGATGTGATGGCGACTGCTCTAAATAGATTGAGATAA
- the fabI gene encoding enoyl-ACP reductase FabI, translating to MNTLLKNKNILIMGVANKWSIAWAIAKVFHKAGAKLAFTYLGEKTKKSIEKLMAQEKMENVLLIPCDVTKDEEIENTFNTLKDEFKTLDSVVHSIAHAKKEELEGEYVDTSREGYMMAQEISAYSLVAVTKYAKPLMAPGGSFVALTYLGGERVVKNYNVMGVAKAALESSVKYLAHDLGKENIRVNAISAGPIKTLAAKGIRNFNNMLKAFEEKSPMGRLIDTEEVGNTALFLCSDLSSGVNGETIHVDCGYHILGY from the coding sequence ATGAATACATTATTAAAGAACAAAAATATTTTAATTATGGGTGTTGCAAATAAGTGGAGTATTGCCTGGGCAATTGCAAAGGTTTTTCATAAAGCAGGAGCAAAACTAGCATTTACATATTTAGGAGAAAAAACAAAAAAAAGCATCGAGAAGCTTATGGCACAAGAGAAAATGGAAAATGTTCTTTTGATTCCCTGCGATGTGACAAAGGATGAAGAAATAGAGAATACTTTCAATACATTAAAGGATGAATTTAAAACACTAGATAGTGTTGTACACAGTATTGCCCATGCCAAAAAAGAAGAACTTGAAGGAGAATATGTAGACACATCAAGAGAAGGATATATGATGGCTCAAGAGATTAGTGCATATTCTTTGGTGGCTGTTACAAAATATGCAAAGCCTCTTATGGCCCCTGGAGGAAGTTTTGTGGCTCTTACTTATTTAGGAGGAGAGAGAGTCGTTAAAAATTATAATGTAATGGGTGTAGCAAAAGCAGCATTAGAATCTAGTGTAAAATATTTAGCCCATGATTTAGGAAAAGAAAATATAAGAGTCAATGCCATATCAGCAGGTCCTATTAAAACATTAGCAGCAAAAGGAATAAGAAATTTTAATAATATGTTAAAAGCGTTTGAAGAGAAATCTCCTATGGGAAGATTGATCGATACAGAAGAGGTAGGAAATACGGCTCTTTTCTTATGTAGTGATTTAAGTAGTGGGGTTAATGGGGAAACAATTCATGTGGATTGTGGTTATCATATTTTAGGATATTAA
- a CDS encoding cobalt-factor II C(20)-methyltransferase: protein MQAIEKYNTFRKGADEYNLSIRSKLMSKFYGIGTGPGDSSLVTVKAVNTIKQLDILFTPQPKEGGESLALSIVKEYVLPKTEIKQRHFPMNFNDEERINAWKEIANEIEKDVKSGKNVGFITLGDPMLYSTYVYVLELLRGKIEIETIPGISALSNIASSQNFPLVMDREALVVLPCTADEEKIDFTLKNYNSIVLMKVYKNFKEIIEKLKKYDLIKYGILVSNSSQDREVVYHNLENISKDQISYFSTILINKENK, encoded by the coding sequence ATGCAAGCTATAGAGAAGTATAACACATTTAGAAAGGGGGCAGACGAATACAATTTAAGTATTCGTTCAAAACTTATGTCAAAATTTTATGGAATTGGTACAGGACCAGGAGATAGTTCTTTGGTTACAGTAAAAGCAGTTAATACAATTAAACAATTAGATATCCTTTTCACTCCACAACCAAAAGAGGGTGGAGAAAGTTTAGCTTTATCTATTGTCAAGGAATATGTTTTACCTAAAACAGAAATAAAACAAAGACATTTTCCAATGAATTTTAATGATGAAGAAAGAATCAATGCTTGGAAGGAAATTGCAAATGAAATAGAAAAAGACGTAAAGAGTGGAAAAAACGTGGGCTTTATCACATTAGGAGATCCAATGCTTTATAGTACTTATGTTTATGTTCTAGAACTTTTAAGAGGTAAAATAGAAATAGAAACGATCCCAGGAATCAGTGCTCTTTCAAATATTGCGTCAAGTCAAAACTTTCCTCTTGTAATGGATCGAGAAGCTTTAGTAGTCCTTCCATGTACTGCTGATGAAGAAAAAATTGATTTTACATTAAAAAATTATAATTCTATCGTATTAATGAAAGTATATAAAAATTTTAAAGAGATCATTGAAAAACTTAAAAAATATGATTTAATTAAATATGGTATCCTTGTGAGTAATTCTTCTCAAGACCGTGAAGTAGTTTATCATAATCTAGAAAATATCAGCAAAGATCAAATCTCCTATTTCTCAACTATATTGATTAATAAAGAAAATAAATAA
- a CDS encoding ABC transporter permease, whose translation MEVFTILWREFSFFKKRAFKITSSAVITPLLYLLAFGWGLGSDVSVEGYSYLHYIIPGIIAMSTMHTSFNAVSIRISVARLHEKSFEYYLTAPVNMYLLTLGYVIAGALRGFYAGCIILLVSYLFGAHINITFSFLLICFLNSMLFAAFGYFAAMVINTHYDMNRFTSFVITPMTFLCGTFFSLEKMPYIVKKIIEILPLTHAIMSLRNIALKGITNYFSIFILLIYFLVLYALGVYASYREV comes from the coding sequence ATGGAAGTTTTTACAATACTCTGGAGAGAATTTTCTTTTTTTAAGAAAAGAGCTTTTAAAATTACTTCTTCTGCGGTCATCACTCCTCTATTATATTTATTAGCCTTTGGATGGGGACTAGGATCAGATGTCTCAGTGGAAGGATATAGTTATTTACATTATATTATTCCTGGAATCATTGCCATGTCTACCATGCATACAAGCTTTAATGCTGTATCTATTAGAATTTCTGTAGCAAGGCTTCATGAAAAAAGCTTTGAATATTATCTAACAGCACCTGTAAATATGTATTTATTAACACTAGGATATGTGATCGCTGGGGCATTGCGTGGTTTTTATGCAGGATGTATCATTTTGCTAGTCTCTTACCTATTTGGTGCTCACATCAATATTACATTTTCTTTTTTACTCATATGCTTCTTAAATAGCATGCTCTTTGCTGCTTTTGGATATTTTGCAGCAATGGTTATTAACACTCATTATGATATGAATCGTTTCACAAGCTTTGTGATTACACCTATGACCTTTTTATGTGGAACATTTTTTTCATTAGAGAAGATGCCTTATATTGTAAAAAAAATCATAGAAATATTACCACTTACCCATGCTATAATGAGTCTAAGAAATATTGCGTTAAAAGGAATCACAAATTATTTTTCAATATTCATACTACTCATCTACTTTTTAGTCCTTTACGCTTTAGGCGTATATGCAAGCTATAGAGAAGTATAA
- a CDS encoding ABC transporter ATP-binding protein has protein sequence MNNIIAIKKVTKKYGDFTAVNGLNLNIAKGSFFGLLGPNGAGKTTLIKMLVGLLKPCSGTIYIENQKMSRDNTFIKSKIGIVPQHMNLDKELSVKENLIFSAKLYKLRGKEQENKVEELLKFSDLKPIENKLSKKLSGGMQRKLMITKALVNDPDILFLDEPTVGIDVNNRRKIWDMLKGMKDMGKTIILTTHYIEEAEYLCDQIGLMDQGKIFHCSTSESLKDNLGKFTVEYFNTEKTTEYKYFGSMEEAKEYAHSLNDHYILRNTNLEDVFYNFTNRKVR, from the coding sequence ATGAATAATATTATTGCAATAAAAAAAGTCACAAAAAAATATGGAGATTTTACAGCAGTTAATGGTTTAAACCTAAACATTGCAAAGGGAAGCTTTTTTGGTCTTTTAGGTCCAAACGGTGCAGGAAAGACTACCCTTATTAAAATGCTTGTAGGTTTATTAAAACCGTGTAGTGGAACGATCTATATTGAAAATCAAAAAATGTCTAGGGATAATACTTTTATCAAAAGTAAAATTGGCATTGTTCCTCAACATATGAATCTTGATAAAGAGCTTTCAGTAAAAGAAAATCTTATTTTTTCTGCAAAACTTTATAAACTCAGAGGAAAAGAACAAGAAAATAAGGTTGAAGAACTATTAAAATTTTCAGATCTAAAACCCATCGAAAATAAACTTAGTAAAAAGCTGTCTGGTGGAATGCAAAGAAAATTAATGATTACTAAAGCTTTAGTAAATGATCCAGATATCCTTTTTTTAGATGAGCCTACTGTAGGAATTGATGTAAATAATCGAAGAAAAATATGGGATATGCTAAAAGGCATGAAGGATATGGGAAAAACCATTATTCTTACAACCCACTATATTGAAGAAGCTGAATATCTTTGTGATCAGATAGGACTGATGGATCAAGGAAAAATATTCCATTGTTCTACAAGTGAAAGTTTAAAAGATAATCTTGGCAAATTCACTGTTGAGTATTTTAACACAGAAAAAACAACAGAATATAAGTATTTCGGCTCTATGGAAGAAGCAAAAGAATATGCCCATTCCTTGAATGATCATTACATACTAAGAAATACAAATTTAGAAGATGTTTTCTATAATTTTACGAATAGGAAGGTACGATAA
- a CDS encoding FecCD family ABC transporter permease, with translation MENHFALTLKQKQYKEKIIGFCFLVLLIITFFSSVNLGKADIGVYDVIKIIYGKITGNENVYSSIKDSYAAIVWNIRFPRILIAMIVGSGLAVSGTVFQSLLMNPLADSYTMGVSSGAAFGATIALFMNMFMDHFQVSITLCAFIGAFVTLGVVISIAKVKGVLSSSNLIIAGIIVTSILSAGIKLLKSLAGEDVAPIVTWLMGSLSARNWQHVFMSFPIIILCIIVCTYFSEDLNLLCLGEKEAKLLGIDTARVKRIFLICGSLITAVCVSVSGIISFIGLIVPHMLRFLIGSDNRLLIPLSALLGAELLLVADTGARALMNVEIPVGVLTTLLGGPFFIYIFMTRNKSLH, from the coding sequence ATGGAAAATCATTTCGCTTTAACGTTGAAGCAAAAACAATACAAGGAAAAAATCATAGGATTTTGTTTTTTAGTTTTATTAATCATTACTTTTTTCTCATCTGTTAATTTAGGAAAAGCAGATATTGGTGTTTATGATGTTATAAAAATTATTTATGGAAAGATTACAGGAAATGAAAATGTTTATAGTTCTATAAAAGATTCTTATGCAGCAATTGTTTGGAATATAAGGTTTCCAAGGATTCTTATAGCAATGATCGTAGGAAGTGGATTAGCTGTTTCTGGGACTGTGTTTCAATCATTACTTATGAACCCATTGGCAGATTCTTATACTATGGGTGTCTCATCAGGGGCAGCATTTGGAGCAACAATTGCGCTTTTTATGAATATGTTTATGGATCATTTTCAAGTTTCTATAACTCTGTGTGCTTTTATTGGTGCATTTGTAACCTTAGGGGTTGTAATTTCTATTGCTAAGGTAAAAGGGGTTCTAAGCTCTTCAAACTTGATTATTGCGGGGATTATTGTGACGAGTATTCTTTCAGCAGGGATTAAGCTTTTAAAGAGCTTGGCAGGAGAAGATGTGGCGCCCATTGTTACATGGTTAATGGGAAGTTTATCAGCAAGAAATTGGCAGCATGTTTTTATGAGTTTTCCTATAATTATACTGTGTATTATTGTGTGTACATATTTTTCAGAAGACTTGAATCTTCTTTGCTTAGGAGAAAAAGAAGCAAAATTGTTAGGAATTGATACAGCACGTGTGAAAAGAATTTTTTTAATCTGTGGTTCACTTATTACGGCTGTATGTGTATCAGTAAGTGGGATTATTAGTTTCATCGGTTTGATTGTTCCACATATGCTTAGATTTTTAATTGGGTCAGATAATCGTCTTTTGATTCCTCTTTCAGCATTACTTGGTGCAGAATTACTATTAGTAGCGGATACAGGTGCAAGAGCATTGATGAATGTGGAAATTCCTGTAGGTGTTTTAACAACACTACTTGGAGGGCCATTCTTCATATACATCTTTATGACGCGAAATAAATCGTTGCACTAA
- a CDS encoding ABC transporter ATP-binding protein, producing the protein MYKIKKLFFSYDDKEILEDVSFSMESGKLTTIIGPNGSGKTTLLSLITGQFNTYSGEIYFQNKLLKDYSIKELSQRIALVSQNVDIRFPFTCLEVVMMGRNPFKPRMKHLNKKDMDIVFGCMEMTETLKFSDTPITDLSGGERQRVMLAKALAQTPQVLFLDEAFSNMDIQYTIQFLNLLKDQIKKENLTVISIMHDLNLTHMFSDRIIALKNGKIEKYGKTQEVMTPKSIRDLFGVKVRKTQENGLVILPNL; encoded by the coding sequence ATGTATAAAATAAAAAAATTATTTTTCTCTTATGATGATAAAGAAATTTTAGAGGATGTGAGTTTTTCTATGGAAAGTGGAAAGCTTACTACGATTATTGGTCCAAATGGTTCAGGAAAAACTACCCTATTGAGCTTGATTACAGGACAATTTAATACATATAGTGGAGAAATATATTTTCAAAATAAATTATTAAAAGATTATAGTATAAAGGAATTAAGTCAAAGAATAGCCCTAGTTTCTCAAAATGTAGATATTCGATTTCCCTTTACATGTCTTGAAGTTGTAATGATGGGAAGAAATCCATTTAAACCTCGGATGAAGCATTTAAACAAAAAAGATATGGATATCGTATTTGGGTGTATGGAGATGACAGAAACCCTTAAATTTTCAGACACACCTATTACAGATTTGAGTGGAGGAGAAAGACAACGGGTGATGCTCGCAAAGGCTTTAGCCCAAACACCACAAGTTTTATTTTTAGATGAAGCTTTTTCGAATATGGATATTCAGTATACTATTCAGTTTTTAAACCTTTTAAAGGATCAGATTAAAAAAGAAAATCTTACGGTTATATCTATTATGCATGATTTGAATTTAACACATATGTTTAGTGATCGAATAATAGCTTTGAAAAATGGAAAAATTGAAAAGTATGGGAAAACCCAAGAGGTAATGACACCAAAATCTATAAGAGATTTATTTGGTGTAAAGGTAAGAAAAACGCAAGAGAATGGCTTAGTCATTCTTCCAAACTTATAA
- a CDS encoding sirohydrochlorin cobaltochelatase, with protein MKKFRVLSFMLALMLVVAGFAGCAKKEAAADKAPAQEESKEVKKAILVTSFGTSYADTRKVTIEAVEEKIAKAFPEYEVRRAFTSDIIIKKLKERDNIEVDTVVQAMDKLKAEGFNEVIVQPLHIMPGAEYSDIREELRKYNDGTFEKFVLGRPILTHQADYQVAVDALKTQLPELKEDQAVVVMGHGTEHPANACYADLQNVIDKNDLSVYVGTVEGYPALDDVIRKLKADNMKEVTLMPYMVVAGDHANNDMAGDEEDSWKTILKGEGFTVNTYLHGLGENEKYQDIYVDHVKVAIEGEGEVIPEPVESVEKGNWQEGKKGMLVVSFGTSYADTRKVTIDAVEEKIAKAFPEYDVRKAFTSDIIIKKLKERDNISIDTPEEALNKMREEGFEEVVVQPLHVIAGAEYNDLLEVVKNYEEKAFKSIKVGTPILNTPADYKIAVEALKEQLPKLNNDQAVVLMGHGTHHPANASYACLQSAIEDQGLNVLVGTVEGYPALEDVIEKLKAKNMKEVTLMPYMLVAGDHANNDMAGDEEDSWKTVLKKEGFTVNTYLHGLGENNKYQDIYVDHAKKAVEGEEE; from the coding sequence ATGAAAAAATTTAGAGTTTTAAGTTTTATGCTAGCACTTATGCTAGTTGTAGCAGGATTTGCAGGTTGTGCAAAAAAAGAAGCTGCTGCAGATAAGGCACCAGCACAAGAGGAGAGTAAAGAAGTGAAAAAAGCAATCTTAGTGACAAGTTTTGGAACAAGCTATGCAGATACAAGAAAAGTTACAATTGAAGCTGTTGAAGAAAAAATAGCAAAAGCATTCCCAGAATATGAAGTAAGAAGAGCATTTACTTCTGATATTATCATCAAAAAATTAAAAGAAAGAGATAATATAGAAGTAGATACAGTTGTTCAGGCAATGGACAAATTGAAGGCAGAAGGATTTAATGAAGTGATTGTTCAGCCATTACATATTATGCCAGGGGCTGAGTATAGTGATATTAGAGAAGAACTTAGAAAATACAATGATGGTACTTTTGAAAAATTTGTATTAGGAAGACCAATTCTAACACATCAAGCAGATTATCAAGTGGCTGTTGATGCATTAAAAACACAATTACCAGAGCTTAAAGAGGACCAGGCTGTTGTAGTAATGGGACATGGAACAGAGCATCCAGCAAATGCATGTTATGCAGATTTACAAAATGTAATTGATAAAAATGATTTAAGTGTTTATGTAGGTACTGTAGAAGGATATCCAGCACTTGATGATGTGATTAGAAAATTGAAAGCTGATAATATGAAAGAAGTAACACTAATGCCATATATGGTAGTTGCAGGAGATCATGCGAATAATGATATGGCAGGAGATGAAGAAGATTCATGGAAGACAATCCTTAAAGGGGAAGGGTTTACTGTAAACACTTATCTTCATGGATTAGGTGAAAATGAAAAATATCAAGATATTTATGTAGACCACGTAAAAGTGGCGATTGAAGGAGAAGGAGAAGTTATTCCAGAGCCAGTTGAAAGCGTAGAGAAAGGAAATTGGCAAGAAGGTAAAAAAGGAATGCTTGTAGTAAGTTTTGGAACAAGCTATGCAGATACAAGAAAAGTTACAATCGATGCAGTTGAAGAAAAAATAGCAAAAGCATTCCCAGAATATGATGTAAGAAAAGCATTTACTTCTGATATCATTATCAAAAAGTTAAAAGAAAGAGACAATATTAGTATTGATACACCAGAAGAAGCTCTAAATAAAATGAGGGAAGAAGGTTTTGAAGAAGTAGTTGTTCAACCTCTTCATGTAATTGCAGGTGCGGAATACAATGATTTATTAGAAGTAGTAAAGAACTATGAAGAAAAAGCATTTAAATCAATAAAAGTGGGAACACCAATTTTAAATACTCCAGCTGATTACAAGATAGCAGTAGAAGCTTTAAAAGAACAATTACCTAAATTAAATAATGACCAAGCGGTTGTACTTATGGGACACGGAACACATCATCCAGCAAATGCAAGTTATGCGTGTTTACAAAGTGCAATTGAGGATCAAGGATTAAATGTATTAGTAGGAACTGTAGAAGGATACCCTGCGCTAGAGGATGTTATAGAAAAATTAAAAGCTAAAAATATGAAAGAAGTAACATTAATGCCTTATATGCTTGTTGCAGGAGACCATGCAAACAACGATATGGCAGGAGATGAAGAAGATTCATGGAAGACAGTCCTTAAAAAAGAAGGATTTACAGTAAACACTTATCTTCATGGATTAGGTGAAAACAATAAATATCAAGATATTTATGTAGACCATGCAAAAAAAGCAGTTGAAGGGGAAGAAGAATAA
- a CDS encoding ABC transporter substrate-binding protein yields the protein MKRKISALLVLVLIVSLLGACSKNESASADVVKNNEGSSNIQLEDDSGKMIQMDTPATKIISLYSAHTENLFALGLDNEIIGIGRSDAYPAAVMTKDRFDYRADPEKVIAVDPDLVLIRPRIKKSNPEFVQALENAGITVVSLYPDKFEEFPHYIKKLAILTGKEDVAEKLLTKFDSDLKNMENMTKNMKNKVNVFFESTETEYRTITKDSMAAMAIKLAGGNNIAADAKATRKGTSIASYGEERILEKADQIDVYVSQRGAMNSGGNLHSISIRPGFDTIKAVKEERVYTINEKLVSSPTFRFSKGVLELSRMFYPEEMDNLDEFKKEEPLTRAQLAKMAVKFKHKGIFAPTSKYYKKERKGHSFGTFKDVTINDPKFDYIETAALSSYVDTDKDHFYPDKKVTRDEFAKTLYMLTDLKDQEGTVNIKDIDKAENDRIVEIVVENGLMTLKQGNFMPTEMITEKEAVESLEKIKEIK from the coding sequence ATGAAAAGAAAAATATCTGCGTTATTGGTTTTAGTATTGATTGTGAGTCTTTTAGGAGCTTGTTCGAAGAATGAAAGTGCAAGTGCAGATGTAGTAAAAAATAATGAAGGTAGTAGTAATATTCAATTGGAAGATGACTCAGGGAAAATGATTCAAATGGATACACCTGCTACAAAAATCATCTCATTATATTCAGCCCATACGGAGAATTTATTTGCTTTGGGACTGGATAATGAAATTATTGGAATTGGAAGAAGTGATGCTTATCCTGCAGCAGTAATGACGAAAGATCGATTTGATTATCGAGCAGATCCAGAAAAGGTTATTGCAGTAGATCCAGATTTGGTATTGATTCGTCCACGTATTAAAAAAAGTAATCCTGAATTTGTACAAGCTTTAGAAAATGCAGGGATTACTGTGGTTTCTTTATATCCAGATAAATTTGAAGAATTTCCTCATTATATTAAAAAACTAGCAATTTTAACTGGAAAAGAAGATGTAGCAGAAAAGTTGCTAACAAAATTTGATAGTGATTTAAAAAATATGGAAAACATGACAAAAAACATGAAGAACAAAGTAAATGTTTTCTTTGAATCTACAGAAACAGAATATCGCACAATTACCAAGGATTCAATGGCTGCAATGGCAATTAAACTTGCAGGAGGAAATAATATTGCAGCTGATGCAAAAGCAACTCGAAAAGGAACAAGTATTGCAAGCTATGGAGAAGAAAGAATTTTAGAAAAAGCAGACCAAATTGATGTATACGTTTCTCAAAGAGGTGCTATGAATAGTGGAGGAAATCTACATTCTATTTCTATTCGTCCTGGATTTGATACGATCAAAGCTGTTAAAGAAGAAAGAGTATATACCATCAATGAAAAATTAGTTTCAAGTCCAACCTTTAGATTTTCTAAAGGCGTATTAGAACTTAGTCGTATGTTTTATCCAGAAGAAATGGATAACTTAGATGAATTTAAAAAAGAAGAACCATTAACAAGAGCACAATTAGCAAAGATGGCTGTAAAATTTAAACATAAAGGAATCTTTGCACCTACATCAAAATATTATAAAAAAGAACGTAAAGGACATAGCTTTGGAACATTCAAAGATGTTACAATAAATGATCCTAAATTTGATTATATTGAAACAGCAGCTTTATCAAGTTATGTAGATACAGACAAGGACCATTTCTATCCAGATAAAAAGGTGACAAGAGATGAGTTTGCTAAAACCCTTTATATGCTTACAGATTTAAAGGACCAAGAGGGAACCGTGAATATAAAAGATATAGACAAAGCTGAAAATGATAGAATTGTTGAGATTGTTGTAGAAAATGGATTGATGACACTAAAACAAGGAAATTTTATGCCTACTGAAATGATAACGGAAAAAGAAGCAGTAGAAAGTTTGGAGAAAATAAAAGAGATCAAGTAA
- a CDS encoding LacI family DNA-binding transcriptional regulator, whose translation MKNFSIKDIAKIAEVGVSTVSRVLNNHPDVKDETRKKVLKVIQEHNYIPNNSARNLKRTSSKNIGVLVKGMYNPFFSKMIRSIEEKIDEEGYSMILHYNDHNTNDIEAAIELIKEKKLKGLICLGGDFDNLEEEQLTNLKTPIVLTSINITEKVNKNIFSSVIIENEKAAYEAVDYLCRLGHEKIAIITTGEGDKNVGKLRFEGYKKALSENQIDYNEQFLEFGHYTFESAFDAMNKLLDKDLGLTAVFVTSDIMAIGASKAILSRGLRIPEDISVVGFDGIEYSKYFHPSITTVKQPVEEMGQRSIKILLGLIKNKKKHEHMVFDTELLIRESCKKLL comes from the coding sequence ATGAAAAATTTCAGCATAAAAGATATAGCAAAGATTGCAGAGGTAGGTGTAAGTACTGTATCTCGTGTTTTAAATAATCATCCAGATGTTAAGGATGAAACAAGAAAGAAAGTATTAAAGGTAATACAAGAACATAATTATATTCCTAATAATAGTGCAAGAAATTTAAAAAGAACTAGTTCAAAAAATATTGGGGTATTAGTAAAAGGTATGTATAATCCATTTTTCTCTAAAATGATTCGGTCTATTGAAGAAAAAATTGATGAAGAAGGATATTCTATGATTCTTCACTATAATGATCATAATACCAATGATATTGAAGCCGCTATAGAACTTATAAAAGAGAAGAAATTAAAAGGATTGATTTGTCTTGGAGGTGATTTTGATAATTTAGAAGAAGAACAATTGACAAACTTAAAGACACCCATTGTTCTTACATCTATCAATATTACTGAGAAAGTAAACAAGAATATTTTTTCTAGTGTCATTATTGAAAATGAAAAAGCAGCATATGAGGCAGTAGATTATTTATGTAGATTAGGGCATGAAAAAATTGCAATTATTACTACAGGAGAAGGAGATAAAAATGTTGGAAAGTTAAGATTTGAAGGTTATAAAAAAGCATTATCTGAAAATCAGATAGATTATAACGAACAATTCTTAGAATTCGGACACTATACGTTTGAATCTGCATTTGATGCTATGAACAAGTTGTTGGATAAGGATTTGGGATTGACAGCAGTTTTTGTTACTTCTGATATTATGGCTATAGGTGCTTCAAAGGCAATATTGAGTCGAGGATTAAGAATCCCAGAAGATATTTCTGTAGTAGGATTTGATGGTATTGAATATTCAAAGTATTTTCATCCATCTATTACAACTGTGAAGCAACCAGTAGAAGAGATGGGTCAACGAAGTATAAAAATTTTGTTAGGACTCATTAAGAATAAGAAAAAACATGAACATATGGTTTTTGATACAGAGCTATTGATCAGAGAATCTTGTAAAAAATTATTGTAG